One Alphaproteobacteria bacterium DNA window includes the following coding sequences:
- the pheT gene encoding phenylalanine--tRNA ligase subunit beta yields the protein MKFTLSWLKTHLDTSVSVDALSAKLTDIGLEVEGVHNPGQALAPFVIAQIVTAEQHPNADRLRVCQVNIGKETVQVVCGAPNARAGLKTVFGAPGTFVPGANITLKISKIRDVESRGMLCSGKELQLSAESDGIMELPADAPVGGSFVDYAGLNDPQFEIKLTPNRADCNGVRGIARDAAAAGLGTLKPLAIKQQKPTFKSAIGVNLALSDKDKVACPLFIGRMIKGVKNGPSPKWLQDRLTSIGLKPISALVDITNFMAFDHARPLHVFDASKLKGNIQVRVAKAGEKITALNEKEYTLDETITVIADDEKAHAIAGIMGGLESGCSDATTDVFLECAYFDPARTTLAGRKLGIISDARYRFERGVDIGFMRDATELATQLIIECCGGPENVTVSELVIAGNEAAPKRATTLRPDRCKTLGGLDVPVAEQKQILQALGCTVNSVSGIIDVAFPSWRPDLSMEADCVEEILRIKGYSNIPATSLVRPSSLTVSAFSAPQKKAAMMRRALAARGLLETVTWSFMPSVVAQQFISIHPSLVIKNPINVELDVLRSTILPNLIASAERNSYRGFNDVALFEIGPIYKSAKAEGQQLCAAIVRMGNMPRSWNVKERAVDVFDAKADALAALEAVKAPTGNLQIEPFSAGPVAPQGAEASRQQYFHPGRSGVLRLGPSVLAHFGEIHPRLLKLFGIPHPLVSVEVFLDALPAIKDTGPAKPLADLPDLQAVQRDYAFILARDVAADKLIKAIRAADKDLIANVELFDVYEGKGVQEGHKSLAVSVTLQPRGKTLTDADLDAFSAKVIAAAQKIGASLRS from the coding sequence ATGAAATTCACCCTTTCCTGGCTCAAAACCCATCTGGATACATCGGTTAGCGTCGATGCGCTTTCCGCCAAGCTGACCGATATCGGCTTGGAAGTGGAAGGCGTGCATAATCCCGGGCAAGCGCTTGCGCCATTCGTGATTGCGCAAATTGTAACAGCCGAACAACACCCCAATGCAGATCGCCTGCGTGTATGTCAGGTAAATATTGGCAAAGAAACCGTGCAGGTCGTGTGCGGAGCGCCCAATGCGCGTGCCGGTTTGAAAACCGTGTTCGGTGCACCCGGCACCTTTGTGCCCGGCGCGAATATCACGCTGAAGATCTCCAAGATCCGTGATGTAGAATCCCGCGGTATGTTGTGTTCCGGAAAAGAATTACAACTTAGCGCTGAATCCGACGGGATTATGGAATTGCCAGCAGATGCACCGGTGGGCGGTTCATTTGTAGATTACGCAGGGCTAAATGACCCGCAATTCGAGATCAAACTCACCCCCAACCGCGCCGATTGCAATGGCGTGCGCGGCATTGCGCGTGATGCAGCAGCGGCGGGTTTGGGCACACTGAAACCCCTTGCTATTAAACAGCAAAAGCCAACATTCAAAAGCGCGATCGGCGTGAATTTAGCCTTATCGGATAAGGATAAAGTTGCCTGCCCGCTCTTCATCGGCCGCATGATAAAGGGTGTAAAGAACGGCCCATCACCCAAATGGCTGCAAGACCGTTTGACATCCATCGGCCTAAAACCGATTTCCGCATTGGTGGATATCACCAATTTCATGGCGTTCGATCATGCGCGCCCGCTGCACGTGTTCGATGCATCCAAATTAAAAGGCAATATTCAGGTGCGCGTTGCCAAGGCCGGTGAAAAGATCACCGCGCTGAATGAAAAAGAATATACGCTTGATGAAACCATCACCGTCATTGCCGATGATGAAAAGGCACATGCCATCGCCGGTATCATGGGCGGTTTGGAAAGCGGATGCAGTGATGCGACCACCGATGTGTTTTTGGAATGCGCCTATTTTGACCCCGCACGTACAACATTGGCAGGCCGCAAACTGGGTATTATTTCCGATGCACGTTACCGCTTTGAACGCGGCGTGGATATTGGCTTTATGCGCGATGCCACGGAACTAGCCACACAGCTTATTATTGAATGCTGCGGCGGCCCAGAAAATGTAACGGTGAGCGAATTGGTGATTGCGGGCAATGAAGCCGCGCCAAAACGCGCAACTACCTTGCGCCCTGACCGCTGCAAAACATTGGGCGGGCTGGACGTACCTGTTGCGGAGCAAAAGCAAATCTTACAAGCGCTAGGCTGCACTGTGAACAGTGTATCAGGCATCATTGATGTGGCCTTCCCCAGCTGGCGTCCTGATTTGAGCATGGAAGCCGATTGCGTTGAGGAAATTTTACGTATCAAAGGCTATTCGAATATCCCCGCGACATCACTTGTGCGGCCATCCTCGCTCACGGTTTCTGCATTTTCTGCACCACAGAAAAAAGCGGCGATGATGCGCCGCGCACTCGCCGCGCGCGGTTTACTTGAAACCGTTACATGGTCATTCATGCCCTCGGTAGTTGCACAACAATTTATTAGTATTCACCCTAGCTTAGTAATTAAAAATCCAATCAATGTTGAACTAGACGTTTTACGTTCTACAATTTTGCCTAACTTAATTGCCTCAGCAGAACGCAACTCATACAGAGGCTTTAACGATGTTGCCTTGTTTGAAATTGGCCCTATTTATAAATCCGCCAAGGCTGAAGGCCAGCAACTCTGCGCTGCTATAGTACGAATGGGCAATATGCCACGCAGCTGGAATGTAAAGGAACGTGCCGTTGATGTGTTCGATGCAAAAGCCGATGCGTTGGCAGCATTAGAAGCGGTAAAAGCCCCGACAGGTAATTTGCAGATAGAACCGTTCAGCGCAGGGCCGGTTGCGCCGCAAGGCGCAGAGGCATCGCGCCAACAATATTTCCATCCGGGTCGCTCGGGCGTGCTTCGCCTTGGCCCATCGGTACTCGCACATTTTGGCGAAATCCACCCAAGACTTTTAAAACTATTTGGCATCCCTCATCCCTTAGTGAGCGTTGAAGTATTCCTTGATGCACTGCCCGCGATTAAGGATACGGGTCCTGCCAAACCACTAGCTGACCTTCCTGATTTACAAGCCGTGCAACGTGACTATGCGTTCATTTTGGCGCGTGATGTGGCTGCAGATAAACTCATCAAAGCCATCCGCGCTGCGGATAAGGATTTGATTGCGAATGTTGAATTATTCGATGTCTACGAAGGCAAGGGCGTACAGGAAGGCCATAAATCATTGGCGGTTTCGGTAACGCTGCAGCCACGCGGCAAAACCCTGACCGATGCGGATTTGGATGCATTCTCCGCCAAGGTTATTGCCGCCGCACAAAAGATCGGCGCAAGCTTACGCAGCTAA
- a CDS encoding DUF4147 domain-containing protein — protein MPSVQEQLETLQHVQDAAIHAVQPKVTLPEHLSTLPEAEGDTLVICVGKAAEEMAIQAEKKLIEQLGPNGFSGIVVTKKGNLANTRVLTAITAAHPDPDNTSVAAADAIIAAVEKLKANGKRGNRILMFMSGGASALIFKPEQGLSREAAFAAAKTLVNSGLDIVDMNIVRRVLSQLPGGGLAALAGPEIEMRTYAVSDVPPSADGRDPLEVIGSGPSVPNPTGYAEARAAIAKAKYPFPDEVVAFLGNETAPVIDASHPTFAAGNKDFTRVIANNRMAINAAATYAREHGFVPIVLPDWVSGDAAQAAKQFAEVALTLTRTGFYDNVDYRGKRVMLFAGGEPTVKAPEGFDGDGGRANHMALQFALTMHNELPKDKIGVGNFFATDGGDGRGDQSGATTDPDTITRGLAQGLDAAQHITDCRAVYYLRATRNTKPSFISGTNVCDAAVYIPVIPPAP, from the coding sequence ATGCCATCTGTCCAAGAACAGCTTGAAACACTACAACACGTTCAAGATGCCGCTATTCATGCCGTGCAACCCAAAGTCACGCTTCCTGAACATCTCAGCACCCTTCCCGAAGCCGAAGGCGATACGCTCGTCATTTGCGTGGGCAAGGCCGCGGAAGAAATGGCTATTCAGGCTGAAAAAAAACTGATTGAGCAATTAGGCCCAAATGGCTTTTCCGGCATCGTTGTCACCAAAAAGGGCAACCTTGCCAATACGCGCGTATTAACAGCGATTACTGCGGCGCACCCTGATCCCGATAACACCAGTGTTGCAGCGGCAGACGCGATCATCGCCGCGGTTGAAAAACTGAAAGCCAACGGCAAACGCGGCAATCGCATTTTAATGTTCATGTCGGGCGGTGCTTCCGCACTTATTTTCAAACCTGAACAAGGCTTATCACGAGAAGCAGCCTTTGCTGCGGCAAAAACCCTGGTCAATAGCGGCCTTGATATCGTGGATATGAATATCGTGCGCCGCGTGCTATCGCAACTTCCCGGTGGCGGTCTTGCTGCGCTAGCTGGGCCGGAAATTGAAATGCGCACCTATGCTGTATCCGATGTGCCGCCTTCCGCGGATGGCCGCGATCCGCTTGAAGTGATTGGTTCCGGCCCCAGCGTGCCTAACCCCACCGGTTATGCCGAAGCCAGAGCCGCGATTGCAAAAGCAAAATATCCCTTCCCCGATGAAGTGGTCGCATTCCTTGGCAATGAAACCGCGCCGGTCATTGATGCATCACACCCAACCTTCGCCGCAGGGAACAAAGATTTTACACGCGTCATTGCCAATAACCGCATGGCGATCAATGCGGCCGCAACCTATGCGCGTGAACACGGCTTTGTGCCGATTGTCCTGCCCGATTGGGTCAGCGGTGATGCCGCGCAAGCTGCCAAACAATTCGCCGAAGTCGCGCTCACCCTCACCCGCACCGGCTTTTATGATAATGTCGATTATCGCGGTAAACGCGTCATGCTGTTTGCGGGCGGCGAACCCACGGTCAAAGCGCCCGAAGGCTTTGATGGTGATGGCGGCCGTGCCAACCACATGGCCTTGCAGTTCGCACTAACCATGCACAATGAATTACCCAAGGATAAAATCGGTGTGGGCAACTTTTTTGCAACCGATGGCGGCGATGGGCGCGGCGATCAAAGCGGCGCAACCACCGATCCCGATACCATCACGCGCGGCCTTGCCCAGGGGCTCGATGCGGCACAACACATTACCGATTGCCGCGCGGTTTATTATCTTCGCGCTACGCGCAACACCAAACCATCTTTCATCAGCGGCACGAATGTATGCGATGCCGCGGTTTATATCCCTGTCATTCCACCGGCACCTTAA
- the pheS gene encoding phenylalanine--tRNA ligase subunit alpha: MTNLSALKQECTAAVEAANDVTALEEVRVNTLGKKGRLTEVLKTLGTLPADQRKEFGAQVNVIKEEITALLEARRAVLNAKALDAKLANEKVDITLPVRAEVKGAIHPISQTIEEISTIFADMGFSIAEGPDVESDFYNFTALNMPPWHPARQMQDSFYLADDSVGAAHRPSGCSAPAEQSEWRSEAKGEPLVLRTQTSPVQVRTMLSTKPPIRIIAPGRTFRCDYDQTHAPMFHQVEGLLIDEATHMGHLKGALMDFLRTFFRAPNLNVRFRPSYFPFTEPSAEVDIGCSRKNGELKIGEGDDWLEVLGCGMVHPNVLENCKIDSTKYQGFAFGMGVERLAMLKYGIPDLRTFFESDLRWLRHYGFAALDIPNLARGG; this comes from the coding sequence ATGACAAACCTATCTGCCCTAAAACAAGAATGCACCGCCGCTGTGGAAGCCGCGAATGATGTCACGGCCCTTGAAGAAGTACGCGTGAACACGCTGGGCAAAAAGGGCCGTCTGACGGAAGTTTTAAAAACCCTTGGCACGCTGCCCGCCGACCAACGCAAGGAATTCGGTGCACAAGTGAATGTGATCAAGGAAGAAATCACCGCATTGCTGGAGGCACGCCGCGCAGTTTTAAATGCCAAAGCCTTGGATGCAAAACTGGCAAATGAAAAAGTGGATATCACTTTGCCCGTACGCGCGGAAGTAAAAGGCGCCATCCACCCTATCAGCCAAACCATCGAAGAAATCTCCACCATCTTTGCCGATATGGGCTTTTCAATCGCCGAAGGCCCCGATGTGGAAAGTGACTTTTATAACTTCACCGCACTGAATATGCCGCCATGGCATCCCGCCCGCCAAATGCAGGATAGTTTTTATCTGGCTGATGATTCTGTGGGCGCAGCCCATCGCCCGAGCGGTTGTTCCGCGCCAGCGGAACAGAGCGAATGGCGCAGCGAAGCCAAAGGCGAGCCGCTTGTATTGCGTACACAGACTTCACCGGTGCAAGTGCGCACCATGTTGTCCACCAAACCGCCCATCCGCATCATCGCGCCGGGCCGCACGTTCCGCTGCGATTACGATCAAACCCATGCGCCGATGTTCCATCAGGTCGAAGGGTTATTGATTGATGAAGCAACCCATATGGGTCATTTAAAAGGCGCGCTGATGGATTTCCTGCGCACCTTCTTCCGTGCGCCGAATTTGAACGTGCGTTTCCGCCCATCCTATTTCCCGTTCACCGAACCCAGCGCGGAAGTGGATATCGGCTGTTCCCGCAAGAACGGTGAATTGAAAATCGGCGAAGGGGACGACTGGCTGGAAGTTTTGGGTTGCGGCATGGTGCATCCAAATGTTTTGGAAAACTGCAAGATCGACAGCACCAAGTACCAAGGCTTCGCATTCGGCATGGGCGTTGAACGCTTGGCGATGCTTAAATACGGCATCCCTGATTTGCGTACTTTCTTTGAATCCGATCTACGCTGGCTGCGCCATTATGGTTTTGCTGCACTGGATATCCCAAATCTGGCCCGTGGGGGTTAA
- the rplT gene encoding 50S ribosomal protein L20, producing the protein MARVKRGVTTHARHKKIIDMAKGYRGRASTCFRVAIEKVEKALRYAYRDRRTNKRNFRKLWIVRINAGARANGTTYGRLINGLNLAGIKLNRKMLAELAAKEPANFAAVCEQAKAALAAKPAAKKKAA; encoded by the coding sequence ATGGCAAGAGTTAAACGCGGGGTCACAACCCACGCACGTCACAAAAAAATTATCGATATGGCAAAGGGCTATCGTGGCCGTGCTTCAACCTGCTTTCGCGTAGCGATTGAAAAGGTTGAAAAGGCACTGCGTTATGCATACCGCGATCGCCGCACCAACAAGCGCAACTTCCGCAAATTGTGGATCGTGCGTATCAATGCTGGCGCACGCGCGAACGGTACCACCTATGGTCGCCTCATCAATGGCCTCAACCTTGCGGGCATCAAGCTGAACCGCAAGATGCTTGCTGAATTGGCAGCCAAAGAACCTGCAAACTTCGCGGCCGTATGCGAACAAGCAAAAGCTGCATTGGCCGCTAAGCCAGCTGCTAAAAAGAAAGCCGCTTAA
- the rpmI gene encoding 50S ribosomal protein L35, giving the protein MPKIKTHSGAKKRFKVTASGKVKSGYAGKRHGLRKRTQKMKRNARGMKVLFKTDGDNIIKHYLRNA; this is encoded by the coding sequence ATGCCCAAGATCAAAACCCATTCGGGTGCCAAAAAGCGTTTTAAAGTAACCGCTTCCGGCAAAGTTAAATCCGGCTACGCCGGTAAACGCCATGGTTTGCGTAAACGCACACAAAAAATGAAACGTAATGCGCGCGGCATGAAGGTGCTGTTCAAGACGGATGGTGACAACATCATCAAGCATTACCTGCGCAACGCTTAA